In Terriglobales bacterium, a single genomic region encodes these proteins:
- a CDS encoding TatD family hydrolase, whose protein sequence is MFVDSHAHLEMPQFDADREAVFARAREAGVEALVAIGSGTGPGSLDCGITFAEQYDWVYATVGIHPHEAKLAEESDFAELEKLAQHKRVIAWGEIGLDFYYDHSPRETQRAVFVRQMEMARAAKLPIVIHCRPSDGSTNAWEECLELMGKHWASAGMGGILHCFTGSTEHMRRALDMGFLISFAGNVTFAKAETIRQAAREVPLERMLIETDAPFLAPVPHRGKRNEPAFVRQVAERIAEVRSVPLEQIARETSSNFYNFFARYEKIDPLP, encoded by the coding sequence TTGTTCGTAGACTCCCACGCACATCTGGAAATGCCGCAGTTCGACGCGGATCGCGAGGCCGTGTTTGCGCGGGCGCGCGAGGCGGGTGTGGAGGCGCTGGTGGCGATCGGTTCGGGGACCGGGCCGGGGTCGCTGGACTGCGGTATCACTTTCGCCGAGCAGTACGACTGGGTGTATGCGACGGTGGGCATCCATCCGCATGAAGCGAAGCTGGCAGAAGAGAGCGACTTCGCGGAACTGGAGAAGCTGGCGCAGCACAAGCGGGTGATCGCGTGGGGCGAGATCGGTCTCGATTTCTACTACGACCACTCGCCGCGAGAGACGCAGCGCGCCGTGTTCGTGCGGCAGATGGAGATGGCGCGGGCGGCGAAGCTGCCCATCGTGATCCACTGCCGGCCGTCGGACGGAAGCACCAATGCCTGGGAGGAGTGCCTGGAACTGATGGGAAAGCACTGGGCGTCCGCGGGGATGGGAGGGATCCTGCACTGTTTCACGGGCTCGACGGAGCACATGCGCCGGGCGCTGGACATGGGGTTTCTCATCTCCTTTGCGGGCAACGTGACGTTTGCCAAGGCGGAAACCATCCGGCAGGCGGCGCGGGAAGTCCCCCTGGAGCGCATGCTGATCGAGACGGATGCGCCCTTCCTGGCGCCGGTGCCGCACCGGGGGAAGAGGAATGAACCGGCGTTCGTCCGACAGGTGGCGGAGCGAATCGCGGAGGTGCGGAGCGTACCGTTGGAGCAGATCGCCCGGGAAACCTCGTCTAATTTCTACAATTTCTTCGCACGCTACGAAAAAATAGATCCCCTTCCCTGA
- a CDS encoding YajQ family cyclic di-GMP-binding protein: MADNSFDIVSRVDLQEVSNAVQQTLKEVHTRFDLKNSKSDIQIEGKDAIVLASEDEFKLKAVNDVLQQKLVKRHVPLKALSYGKVEPAAGSTVRQRITMQQGIPVEKAREIVKVIKDSKKKVQASIQGDTVRVSGRDRDVLQEIMALLRGNDFGIDMQFTNYRTN; the protein is encoded by the coding sequence ATGGCAGACAATTCCTTCGACATCGTGAGCCGGGTGGACCTGCAGGAGGTGTCGAACGCGGTCCAGCAGACGCTGAAGGAAGTGCACACCCGCTTCGACTTGAAGAATTCGAAGTCGGACATACAGATCGAGGGTAAGGACGCGATCGTGCTCGCGTCGGAGGACGAGTTCAAGCTGAAGGCGGTGAACGACGTGCTGCAGCAGAAACTGGTGAAGCGTCACGTTCCCCTGAAGGCGCTGAGCTACGGCAAAGTGGAACCGGCGGCAGGGAGCACGGTGCGGCAGCGCATCACCATGCAGCAGGGTATCCCGGTGGAGAAGGCGCGGGAGATCGTGAAGGTCATCAAAGACTCGAAGAAGAAAGTGCAGGCCTCCATCCAGGGAGACACGGTGCGGGTGAGCGGGCGGGACCGCGACGTGCTGCAGGAGATCATGGCTCTGCTGCGCGGAAACGACTTCGGGATCGACATGCAGTTCACCAACTACCGCACCAATTGA
- a CDS encoding polyprenyl synthetase family protein, translating into MSTPATTRGKEVFELLREDLAAIEREFGRETVSRTAAITEIGAHLRAGGGKRIRPSLLLLAAKLYGKNGTTVIRLGAVVEIIHTATLVHDDIIDEAETRRGQPSANRTWGNSRCVLAGDWLYMQAFKIAVAERNFRVLDVLIDLTQQMVEGELMQAEALGRAVSLDEHLDLIHRKTACLFSTCMRLGAIVGRAPEHEEEALAEYGRNLGLAFQVVDDRLDLTASQDMLGKPVGSDLREGKVTLAVIHALERCSPEERHQIETVLHERAFASVSLSEVLKVLSRYGSLDWAMAEAHRYADAARRSLREFPDSEIKRALEWAAEFVVEREN; encoded by the coding sequence GTGAGCACGCCGGCCACAACCCGGGGCAAGGAAGTCTTCGAGCTGCTGCGCGAGGACCTGGCGGCCATCGAGCGCGAGTTCGGCCGCGAAACGGTGTCGCGCACGGCGGCCATCACGGAGATCGGGGCGCACCTGCGCGCCGGGGGAGGCAAGCGCATACGGCCATCCCTGCTGCTGCTGGCGGCGAAGCTCTACGGAAAGAACGGGACGACGGTGATCCGGTTGGGCGCGGTAGTGGAGATCATCCACACGGCCACGCTGGTGCACGACGACATCATCGACGAGGCGGAAACGCGCCGTGGGCAGCCTTCCGCCAACCGCACCTGGGGAAACTCGCGCTGCGTGCTGGCGGGCGACTGGCTGTACATGCAGGCCTTCAAGATCGCCGTAGCGGAACGCAACTTTCGCGTGCTGGACGTGCTGATCGACCTGACGCAGCAGATGGTGGAAGGCGAACTGATGCAGGCGGAGGCGCTGGGTCGGGCCGTCTCGCTCGACGAGCATCTGGACCTGATCCATCGCAAGACAGCGTGCCTGTTCTCCACCTGCATGCGGCTGGGAGCCATCGTGGGACGGGCGCCCGAGCACGAGGAAGAAGCGCTGGCGGAATACGGGCGCAACCTGGGGCTGGCCTTCCAGGTGGTGGACGACCGGCTGGACCTGACGGCTTCCCAAGACATGCTGGGCAAGCCGGTAGGCAGCGACTTGCGCGAAGGCAAGGTGACGTTGGCGGTGATCCATGCGCTGGAGCGGTGTTCGCCCGAGGAACGGCACCAGATCGAGACCGTGCTCCACGAGCGGGCGTTCGCCAGCGTCAGCCTCAGCGAAGTGCTGAAGGTCCTGAGCCGCTACGGGTCACTGGACTGGGCCATGGCGGAAGCGCATCGCTATGCGGATGCGGCACGCCGCAGCCTCCGCGAGTTTCCGGATTCGGAGATCAAGCGGGCCCTCGAGTGGGCGGCCGAGTTTGTGGTGGAAAGAGAGAACTGA
- a CDS encoding class IV adenylate cyclase, whose product MASHKEVEIKFRITDLKALVRKLRAAGFRLRTRRTHEMNTLYDLPDLALRRRGELLRLRRYGKKWTLTHKSAAKIGRHKSRVELETVVEDGGKLGSVLRALGLVPTFRYEKFRSEWTDGRGHVVVDETPIGNLAEIEGQPRWIDGVAKKLGVAPKDYITDSYAGLFFKWKARTGSAAEEMTFRAVKEAGRRDRN is encoded by the coding sequence ATGGCATCTCACAAAGAAGTCGAGATCAAGTTCCGAATCACCGACCTGAAGGCACTGGTGCGGAAGCTGCGGGCGGCGGGCTTCCGGCTGCGGACGCGGCGGACGCACGAGATGAACACGCTCTACGACCTGCCGGACCTTGCTCTGCGCAGACGGGGCGAGCTGCTGCGGCTACGGCGCTACGGGAAGAAGTGGACGCTGACGCACAAGTCGGCGGCGAAGATCGGGCGGCACAAGTCCCGCGTGGAACTGGAAACCGTTGTCGAGGACGGTGGAAAGCTGGGTAGCGTGTTGCGGGCGCTGGGCCTTGTGCCCACCTTCCGCTATGAGAAGTTCCGCAGCGAGTGGACCGACGGGCGTGGACACGTGGTGGTGGACGAAACGCCGATCGGGAACCTGGCGGAAATCGAGGGCCAACCCCGGTGGATCGACGGGGTGGCGAAGAAGCTCGGCGTGGCCCCGAAGGACTACATCACGGATTCGTACGCCGGCCTGTTTTTCAAGTGGAAGGCGCGGACGGGAAGCGCAGCGGAAGAGATGACGTTTCGTGCGGTGAAGGA